ACCAAATTTTTACCACATGAAATGAAAAACTTTTCACATAGTTTATCAGGTGTTTTCATAGTTATACACATTATTTTCCACCTATGTTGATAAATCAGGGAAAACTGGAAAAAGGAACGGGGAAAAATGAATGGAAAACTGATGTCAAGTTGAAAAACGCAGTACAGAGAAAAAGAAACGATTAGTTTTACACGTACAGATGTTCTTTGATGTGGAAAACCTTTATCTCAATGAGGAAAGAAGATGTGTATCTCTGGAAAACGATAGGTAAAAAGGCGAAAAGAGAGGAAAAAGGCTCATAGGGTGGGGAAAACACCATATAAGTGTGTAGAAACTAGCTAGTTATCCACAGTTTCAACAAAGGCACGCACAGAGAATGTGAATAACTTGGGAATAAGTCAAAGCACCTGTTCACAGAGATTTATAGTGATTGAATTGAATCATAAAAATTTCTTGACTCGCCATTCTTAGCCATATTACAATTTTGAAGCTTATCGAGAAGTATAAGGGAGTTTCCCTTAGGAGGAATTGTAATGAAGCGTACCTATCAGCCCAATAAACGTAAACGCGCAAAATGTCATGGTTTTCGCTCTCGTATGGCCACGCGTGGTGGTCGTAACGTTCTCAAGGCACGCCGTGCAAAGGGTCGTAAGTGCCTGACGGTCTAGTACCGGCTTCGTCAGCTTCATTTTGAGGACTGACACCCCATGAAGGGCACGATCAAGAGTAAAGAGGATGTGGAGCGTCTCTTCTCACAGGGGAGGCGCTCTACTTCGTCTTCTATGACAATTCTTGTTTGTGAGAATGAAGCAGGGACTATTGGCAGATGTGCTTTTATTGCTGGCAAAAAGCTTGGTCCCGCTCCCTTCAGAAGTCGTTGCAAGCGCGTTATGCGTGAGGTAGCGCGTAGTCTTGGTGCTCCGTGGAAAGGGTTTGATGTCGCGTTCCTTGCGAGAAAACCCGTCGCACACAAGAGGCACGAAGAAATAGTTGAGCAGGCAAGAAAGAGCCTTCTCAAACTAGGAGTCATGAATGAGCGCAGGTAAAGTCATACACTGTCTACGT
This window of the Coriobacteriaceae bacterium genome carries:
- the rnpA gene encoding ribonuclease P protein component; amino-acid sequence: MKGTIKSKEDVERLFSQGRRSTSSSMTILVCENEAGTIGRCAFIAGKKLGPAPFRSRCKRVMREVARSLGAPWKGFDVAFLARKPVAHKRHEEIVEQARKSLLKLGVMNERR
- the rpmH gene encoding 50S ribosomal protein L34, with translation MKRTYQPNKRKRAKCHGFRSRMATRGGRNVLKARRAKGRKCLTV